In one Cupriavidus taiwanensis genomic region, the following are encoded:
- a CDS encoding response regulator transcription factor: MPPRSISVVIADDHPVIQLAVKATLSEIPTMQVAATCSSGKELFAALETLQPDLIVTDFSMERSQGNDDGLRLLHRLRQLRPETPIVVFTMLTNGGLLTRITEMGVDAIVGKHEAPGILRQICIDVLSGKGQRLSPAIAARLSSAGALPGGSASPLSPREIEVVRMFATGSTVTEIAGYLHRSLATVATQKRSAMRKLNVTSNADLVTYARDNGLT; this comes from the coding sequence ATGCCGCCACGTTCCATCTCCGTCGTGATCGCAGACGATCACCCGGTGATCCAGCTTGCCGTCAAGGCCACCCTGAGCGAGATCCCGACCATGCAGGTGGCTGCGACCTGCTCTTCAGGGAAGGAGCTTTTCGCCGCGCTGGAAACGCTGCAGCCCGACCTGATCGTGACGGATTTCTCGATGGAACGTTCGCAGGGCAATGACGACGGCCTGCGGCTGCTGCACCGGCTCAGGCAGTTGCGGCCCGAGACGCCGATCGTTGTCTTCACGATGCTTACCAATGGCGGCCTGCTCACGCGCATTACCGAGATGGGCGTCGATGCCATTGTCGGCAAGCACGAGGCGCCGGGCATCCTGAGGCAAATCTGCATCGATGTGCTGTCGGGCAAGGGCCAGCGCCTGTCGCCGGCCATCGCGGCGCGCCTTTCCAGCGCGGGCGCGCTGCCTGGGGGCAGTGCAAGCCCGCTGTCTCCCAGGGAAATCGAGGTGGTGCGCATGTTTGCCACCGGCAGCACCGTCACGGAAATCGCCGGCTATCTCCATCGATCCCTGGCCACCGTCGCGACGCAGAAGCGCTCGGCGATGCGCAAGCTGAACGTCACCAGCAATGCGGACCTGGTCACCTACGCGCGCGACAACGGTCTGACCTGA
- a CDS encoding YihY family inner membrane protein — translation MIGARVARLRREWNLQKVRALARYALRRAAEDRLPQVSASLTFTTVLAVVPVLTVAFALLAAFPVFRDFRNAIEAFLFQNLIPGNVSESIQRYLGMFAKSARGLTAMGLGGLMVTSVLTMLTVEDALNAIWRVKQRRPLAQRVLVFWAVLTFGPVLIGASLSISSYLISISAGYVGTMPVGLGLLVGAAPVLLSALAFAFLYTAVPNAYVEWRDAIVAGLVAAVAFEFAKRGFGYFITEIPAYTAVYGTFAALPLFLLWIYLSWLVTLLGATIAANLPVIRQGYWRRRSFAGSEFFDALGVLLLLYRARDEVPRSVGELDLGRTLRVEADYLASLLGKLKAMHLVGRLQQERGQAHWALLCDPSQVTLRTLHDRLVLNLPRLPRTALAQHLRGADALKSILDNPQLDQTLEAVFRQQPVDLPPAQGDGAGQRRTLEVVPPGWHGQV, via the coding sequence ATGATTGGAGCCCGCGTCGCCCGCCTGCGCCGGGAATGGAACCTGCAAAAGGTGCGTGCCCTGGCGCGCTATGCGCTGCGCCGCGCCGCCGAAGACCGGCTGCCGCAGGTCTCGGCCAGCCTGACCTTCACCACCGTGCTGGCGGTGGTGCCGGTGCTGACCGTGGCCTTCGCGCTGCTGGCCGCGTTCCCGGTGTTCCGCGACTTCCGCAACGCCATCGAGGCATTCCTGTTCCAGAACCTGATTCCCGGCAACGTCAGCGAATCGATCCAGCGCTATCTCGGCATGTTCGCCAAGAGCGCGCGCGGGCTGACCGCGATGGGCCTGGGCGGGCTGATGGTGACCTCGGTGCTGACCATGCTGACCGTGGAAGACGCGCTCAACGCGATCTGGCGCGTCAAGCAGCGCCGCCCGCTGGCGCAGCGGGTGCTGGTGTTCTGGGCGGTGCTGACCTTCGGCCCGGTGCTGATCGGCGCCAGCCTGTCGATCAGTTCCTACCTGATCTCGATCTCGGCCGGCTATGTCGGCACCATGCCGGTGGGGCTGGGCCTGCTGGTGGGCGCGGCGCCGGTGCTGCTGTCGGCGCTGGCCTTTGCCTTCCTGTACACGGCGGTGCCCAACGCCTATGTCGAGTGGCGCGATGCCATCGTGGCCGGGCTGGTCGCGGCGGTGGCGTTCGAGTTCGCCAAGCGTGGCTTCGGCTATTTCATCACCGAGATCCCGGCCTACACCGCGGTCTACGGCACCTTCGCCGCGCTGCCGCTGTTCCTGCTGTGGATCTACCTGAGCTGGCTGGTGACCCTGCTGGGCGCGACCATCGCCGCTAACCTGCCGGTGATCCGGCAGGGTTACTGGCGCCGCCGCAGCTTTGCCGGCAGCGAGTTCTTCGATGCGCTGGGCGTGCTGCTGCTGCTCTACCGCGCCCGCGACGAAGTGCCGCGCAGCGTCGGCGAACTGGACCTGGGGCGCACGCTGCGGGTCGAGGCCGATTACCTGGCCAGCCTGCTCGGCAAGCTCAAGGCCATGCACCTGGTCGGCCGCCTGCAGCAGGAGCGCGGCCAGGCTCACTGGGCGCTGCTGTGCGACCCGTCGCAGGTGACGCTGCGCACGTTGCACGACCGGCTGGTGCTGAACCTGCCGCGGCTGCCGCGCACGGCGCTGGCGCAGCATCTGCGCGGGGCGGATGCGCTCAAGTCGATCCTCGACAATCCGCAGCTGGACCAGACGCTGGAGGCGGTGTTCCGGCAGCAGCCGGTAGACCTGCCGCCGGCGCAGGGGGATGGTGCGGGGCAGCGGCGGACACTGGAGGTGGTGCCGCCCGGGTGGCATGGGCAGGTTTGA